In Leptodactylus fuscus isolate aLepFus1 unplaced genomic scaffold, aLepFus1.hap2 HAP2_SCAFFOLD_238, whole genome shotgun sequence, the following are encoded in one genomic region:
- the LOC142187434 gene encoding DNA damage-regulated autophagy modulator protein 1-like: MEIRGLAFLPILWSIWMLLGLSTLFAVTVILGHETHPYISATAARLPESVIYTVVFMVSSILGAGIVLLQYKFMIIRTEPSEKRHLIGQRILLAIGWISCIGSALNAVFPVNVNLTAHDIGSGLGFGCADIFNLCQAILLYKRSFSSRRMCHIRLALTSVTSVLMLFFSGVMSSFYLHLIPDNHKQVISDAGMVVEWVQMFCLVIQQLTNYTDFQHLSLRLSREGVSISLREPAQDPENP; the protein is encoded by the exons ATGGAAATCCGGGGTTTGGCGTTCCTGCCTATCCTGTGGTCCATATGGATGCTATTGGGTCTCAGTACCCTGTTTGCCGTAACGGTAATATTAGGGCATGAAACACATCCGTACATCAG TGCGACAGCAGCTCGGCTGCCCGAGTCCGTGATCTACACGGTGGTCTTCATGGTGTCTTCCATTCTGG GAGCTGGCATCGTTCTCCTCCAATACAAGTTCATGATAATTCGGACTGAACCATCGGAGAagcgacatctcataggccagcgAATACTACTCGCCATAGGATGGATATCCTGTATTGGGTCCGCCCTGAATGCTGTATTTCCG GTGAATGTCAACCTTACAGCTCACGATATTGGCTCAGGACTCGGTTTTGGATGTGCTGACATTTTCAACTTATGTCAAGCGATTCTCCTGTATAAGAGGTCCTTCAGCAGTCGGCGAATGTGCCATATtagactggctctgacctcggtgACATCTGTACTAATGCTATTCT TCAGTGGAGTCATGTCCAGTTTTTACCTCCATCTAATCCCTGACAACCATAAGCAG GTCATCTCTGATGCAGGCATGGTGGTCGAGTGGGTTCAGATGTTCTGCCTCGTAATTCAACAACTGACCAATTATACAGATTTCCAG CATTTATCTTTAAGGTTGTCCCGAGAAGGTGTCTCCATCAGCCTGAGAGAACCAGCCCAGGACCCTGAAAACCCCTAA